In Pedobacter sp. WC2423, the following are encoded in one genomic region:
- a CDS encoding CoA transferase subunit B produces the protein MLDKNGIARRIAKEIKDGYYVNLGIGIPTLVANYIPDGINVVLQSENGLLGMGPFPFEGEEDADMINAGKQTITTLPGSSIFDSAMSFGMIRSQKIDLTILGAMEVSENGDIANWKIPGKMVKGMGGAMDLVASAKNIIVAMQHINKAGESKLLPKCSLPLTGVNCIRKVVTELAVLDILPEGGFRLIERAPGVSVDFIKQSTSGKLFAEADVKEMDLN, from the coding sequence ATGTTAGATAAGAACGGAATTGCGAGACGTATCGCTAAAGAAATAAAAGACGGTTACTATGTGAATTTAGGAATTGGTATTCCTACACTGGTCGCAAATTATATCCCTGATGGAATCAATGTTGTACTGCAATCCGAAAATGGTTTGCTGGGTATGGGCCCTTTTCCTTTTGAAGGTGAAGAGGATGCTGATATGATCAACGCAGGCAAACAAACCATTACTACTTTACCTGGTTCTTCAATTTTCGATTCAGCGATGAGCTTTGGTATGATCAGAAGTCAGAAAATTGACCTGACCATATTAGGTGCAATGGAAGTTTCTGAAAACGGAGATATTGCCAACTGGAAAATCCCTGGAAAAATGGTAAAAGGAATGGGGGGCGCAATGGATTTAGTAGCTTCAGCAAAAAATATTATTGTAGCGATGCAGCATATCAATAAAGCAGGGGAAAGTAAATTATTACCAAAATGCAGTTTGCCTTTAACAGGTGTAAATTGTATCAGGAAAGTAGTTACAGAATTGGCAGTGCTTGATATTTTACCAGAGGGCGGTTTCAGATTAATTGAAAGAGCACCGGGTGTAAGCGTTGACTTTATTAAACAATCTACCTCAGGAAAGTTGTTTGCTGAGGCAGATGTGAAAGAAATGGATCTAAACTGA
- a CDS encoding CoA transferase subunit A, with protein sequence MINKRVADADEAIRDIIDGQTIMLGGFGLCGIPEKCIAALVKKGVKELTCISNNAGVDDFGIGLLLKTRQVKKMVSSYVGENAEFERQLLSGELEVELIPQGTLATRCMAAGYGMPVIYTPAGVGTEVAEGKETRNFNGKDYLMEYAFDADFAIVKAWKGDTAGNLVFRSTSRNFNPVMAMAGKITIAEVEELVEPGELDPDHIHTPGVYVHRIFQGSGYEKRIEQRTVRPRN encoded by the coding sequence ATGATCAATAAGAGAGTAGCGGATGCCGATGAAGCAATCCGCGATATTATAGACGGACAGACCATTATGCTTGGAGGTTTCGGACTTTGTGGTATTCCTGAGAAGTGTATTGCCGCATTGGTAAAAAAGGGCGTAAAGGAGCTTACCTGCATTTCTAACAATGCTGGTGTAGACGATTTCGGAATTGGCCTTTTACTGAAAACCAGGCAGGTAAAGAAAATGGTTTCTTCTTATGTAGGAGAGAACGCAGAATTTGAGCGTCAGTTGTTAAGTGGAGAATTAGAAGTTGAACTGATCCCTCAGGGAACTTTAGCGACCCGCTGTATGGCGGCTGGTTATGGCATGCCTGTAATTTATACACCTGCTGGTGTGGGTACAGAAGTTGCAGAAGGTAAAGAAACCAGAAATTTTAATGGAAAGGATTACCTGATGGAATATGCTTTTGATGCAGATTTTGCGATCGTGAAAGCGTGGAAAGGTGATACCGCAGGAAATCTTGTTTTCCGCTCTACAAGCCGCAATTTTAATCCGGTCATGGCTATGGCAGGTAAAATTACAATTGCTGAGGTAGAGGAATTGGTAGAACCAGGTGAACTTGATCCGGATCATATTCATACACCGGGTGTTTATGTACACCGTATTTTCCAGGGTTCAGGTTACGAGAAAAGAATAGAGCAGCGCACAGTAAGACCGCGTAATTAA
- a CDS encoding sorbosone dehydrogenase family protein, whose product MKTIFTSIFILFFLSACEKSKNNDSPETLPDADIKTEVLTQSLKFPWEMIYGPDNFIWFTERAGKISRLNPMNGVITLVHTITEVTSQGEGGLLGMALHPQFSTNPYVYVVYDYGSGNKGKVVRFTFNNGVLSAPLVLLDQIPASSIHNGSRLLITPDLKLLVTTGDANAADQAQNTNSLSGKILRLNLDGSIPSDNPLPNNPLWSYGHRNPQGLVMVNSKLYSSEHGPNNDDEINLIQKGRNYGWPNVEGLCDQAEEKTFCAINNVAEPMMTWTPTIAPSGLTYYNSDYIPQWKNSLLVVALKGSRLLQLKLDEGGTKITSAKDFLQNQFGRLRAICQSPDGKVYIGTSNGTNDQIIEISAR is encoded by the coding sequence ATGAAAACAATTTTTACTTCAATCTTTATCTTGTTTTTTCTGTCAGCTTGTGAAAAAAGCAAAAACAATGATAGTCCGGAAACTTTACCGGATGCCGATATAAAAACAGAAGTACTCACTCAATCTTTAAAGTTCCCGTGGGAAATGATATATGGACCAGATAATTTTATCTGGTTCACCGAAAGGGCCGGAAAAATCAGCCGGTTAAATCCAATGAATGGGGTGATTACTTTAGTCCATACCATTACTGAAGTTACGAGCCAGGGTGAGGGCGGTTTACTTGGTATGGCATTACATCCGCAGTTTAGTACCAATCCTTATGTATATGTGGTTTATGACTACGGTTCAGGAAATAAAGGAAAAGTGGTCCGGTTTACTTTTAATAATGGTGTTTTGAGTGCTCCATTAGTTTTACTGGATCAGATCCCGGCTTCCTCCATTCATAATGGCTCGAGATTGCTCATTACTCCGGATCTTAAATTATTAGTGACTACAGGCGATGCCAATGCTGCTGATCAGGCACAAAATACCAATAGTTTATCCGGAAAAATTTTGAGATTAAATCTGGATGGTTCTATTCCTTCTGATAATCCTTTACCCAATAATCCATTATGGAGTTATGGTCACCGGAATCCGCAGGGGCTGGTGATGGTAAATAGTAAATTATATTCATCTGAACATGGTCCCAATAATGATGATGAGATTAACCTGATTCAAAAGGGCAGAAATTATGGCTGGCCAAATGTGGAAGGATTATGTGATCAGGCTGAAGAAAAAACATTCTGCGCAATTAATAATGTGGCAGAGCCGATGATGACCTGGACACCTACTATTGCACCATCGGGTTTAACTTATTACAATTCAGACTATATTCCACAGTGGAAAAACTCTTTACTGGTTGTCGCGCTTAAGGGCTCAAGGCTGTTACAGCTGAAGCTGGATGAAGGCGGTACCAAAATTACTTCTGCAAAGGATTTTCTGCAAAATCAGTTCGGCAGATTAAGAGCAATCTGCCAGTCGCCGGATGGCAAAGTTTATATCGGGACCAGCAATGGAACAAATGATCAGATTATAGAAATCTCTGCCCGTTAA
- a CDS encoding endonuclease MutS2, with amino-acid sequence MIYPDNCLDRLGFSEVRQLILKHCLSPMGQYMVSKMQVMNKFDQINKFLRQTKEFKNILENQEPLQISTFFDIKSLAEKVRVEGSYLMEEELFQIYLSLQTVFSVLRFFEERKDIYPNLEALFEHLPVEKNILRKIEAVLDPKGKIKPNASAKLQEIIGDIAKGEQEVRKRMDVIYKQAVASNWVADGSLTIRDGRMCIPILAENKRKLKGFIHDESASGQTVYMEPEVVFTLNNKIRDLEFDKRREIIRILIALTDDLRPFTPLLLSYHGFLTKLDFVRAKALFAIEVEADMPVLVAEPRIKLINARHPLLYLSFKEDKKTVVPLNIHMNENLRIVLVSGPNAGGKSVCMKTVGLLQLMLQSGLLIPVHESSEVGIFDNIFADIGDDQSIESDLSTYSAHLTKMRYFVAHATPKSLVMIDEFGTGTDPQFGGPMAEAVLEVLNNKKVRGVMTTHYSNLKLFAGNTPGLENASMLFDNDKMKPLYVLEIGKPGSSYAFEIAQNIGLQKEVLTLAREKTGTNQNRIDSLLVDLEREKKQIYDTKIQLSLQQNKVKNLVKENEELQQFLEENRKTLIKEAKLEAQTIIKNANKLVENTIAGIKENQADKEATKQLRQDLQKSLVQHQVKEEKKPEKVVISTTAIEVGDWVQLINTETMGQVMEINRGNLVLALGDLRSVVKKDRVQKISNKQAKKVVQSNSFSGRMSEAIGNFTAELDLRGMRGENAIQEVEKYLDKSIMLGFPFIKLIHGKGDGILRKLIREYLRKYSQVNRVEDEHADRGGDGITYVYFN; translated from the coding sequence ATGATATATCCCGATAATTGTTTAGATAGACTTGGCTTCAGTGAAGTCAGACAGCTCATCCTAAAGCATTGCCTGAGTCCGATGGGACAATATATGGTCAGCAAAATGCAGGTGATGAATAAATTTGATCAGATTAATAAGTTTTTAAGACAGACTAAAGAGTTTAAAAATATCCTGGAAAACCAGGAGCCGTTACAGATCAGTACTTTTTTTGATATTAAATCACTGGCCGAAAAGGTACGTGTAGAAGGTAGTTACCTGATGGAGGAAGAATTGTTCCAGATCTATCTCTCTTTACAGACCGTTTTTTCAGTACTACGCTTCTTTGAGGAAAGAAAAGATATTTATCCAAATCTGGAAGCTTTATTTGAGCATTTACCAGTGGAAAAGAACATCCTCCGGAAAATAGAAGCAGTACTTGACCCTAAAGGCAAAATCAAACCGAATGCTTCTGCTAAATTACAGGAAATCATTGGGGATATCGCTAAAGGAGAACAGGAAGTCCGTAAACGGATGGATGTGATTTACAAGCAGGCAGTAGCCAGCAATTGGGTAGCAGATGGAAGTTTAACAATCCGTGATGGAAGGATGTGTATTCCTATTCTGGCCGAGAATAAGCGGAAACTGAAGGGCTTTATTCATGATGAGTCTGCGAGTGGGCAAACTGTTTATATGGAGCCTGAAGTTGTGTTCACACTGAATAATAAGATAAGAGATCTTGAATTTGATAAGAGAAGGGAGATCATCCGTATTTTAATTGCGCTTACTGATGATTTAAGACCATTTACGCCTTTATTACTTTCTTATCATGGATTCCTGACTAAACTGGATTTTGTAAGGGCTAAAGCTTTATTTGCGATTGAGGTAGAAGCAGATATGCCTGTGCTGGTAGCTGAGCCAAGGATTAAACTGATCAATGCAAGGCATCCTTTGTTATACTTATCATTTAAAGAAGATAAGAAAACGGTAGTGCCTCTTAACATTCATATGAACGAAAATTTAAGGATCGTACTGGTTTCAGGACCAAATGCGGGAGGTAAATCAGTTTGTATGAAAACAGTGGGGCTTCTGCAACTGATGTTGCAATCAGGTCTGCTGATTCCTGTGCATGAGTCAAGTGAGGTCGGGATATTTGATAATATCTTTGCTGATATTGGTGATGATCAAAGTATAGAAAGTGATTTGAGTACTTACAGTGCGCATTTAACAAAAATGCGTTATTTTGTTGCGCATGCTACGCCAAAATCATTGGTAATGATTGATGAGTTTGGTACCGGAACAGATCCTCAATTTGGCGGGCCAATGGCTGAAGCTGTACTGGAAGTACTGAATAATAAAAAAGTAAGAGGGGTCATGACCACTCACTATTCAAATCTTAAATTATTTGCTGGTAATACTCCGGGACTGGAAAATGCTTCTATGTTGTTCGATAATGATAAGATGAAGCCTTTATATGTACTGGAAATAGGTAAACCAGGAAGTTCTTATGCTTTTGAAATTGCACAGAATATTGGCCTGCAAAAAGAGGTGCTGACGCTGGCAAGGGAAAAAACAGGAACAAATCAAAATAGAATTGATAGCTTACTGGTCGATCTGGAAAGAGAGAAAAAGCAGATTTATGATACTAAAATCCAGTTATCTCTTCAGCAGAATAAAGTAAAGAACCTGGTTAAAGAAAACGAGGAACTTCAGCAGTTTCTGGAAGAAAACAGGAAAACACTGATTAAGGAAGCTAAACTTGAAGCGCAGACGATTATTAAAAATGCCAATAAACTGGTAGAAAATACAATTGCTGGTATCAAAGAGAATCAGGCTGATAAAGAAGCGACCAAACAACTAAGACAGGATTTACAAAAGAGCCTGGTTCAGCACCAGGTTAAAGAAGAGAAGAAGCCTGAGAAGGTGGTGATCTCCACGACTGCTATTGAAGTTGGGGATTGGGTACAGCTGATTAATACGGAAACCATGGGACAGGTAATGGAAATTAACCGTGGTAATTTAGTGCTGGCACTAGGTGATCTTCGTTCTGTGGTGAAAAAAGACAGGGTACAGAAAATCAGCAATAAACAGGCTAAAAAAGTTGTACAGAGCAATTCTTTTTCAGGGAGAATGTCTGAAGCGATTGGGAATTTTACTGCTGAGCTGGATCTTCGTGGAATGCGTGGTGAAAATGCAATTCAGGAAGTTGAAAAGTATCTGGATAAGTCGATTATGCTGGGCTTTCCTTTTATCAAGCTGATCCATGGAAAGGGGGATGGTATCCTCCGGAAATTAATCAGAGAGTATCTGCGCAAGTACAGCCAGGTGAACAGGGTTGAGGATGAGCATGCGGATAGAGGCGGCGATGGTATAACCTATGTGTATTTCAATTAA
- a CDS encoding DUF4296 domain-containing protein: MRNFLCICLLLIGIGGCKPGIPSAIVQPEKMQDILFDIHMVDGYISTIANIDSARSTSAAYYKGIYKKFGIDSVLYTKSMNYYYDHPEVLNTMYDKITGKLKKVKEKEDQINAKRLKKLAAIQQAKKDSLDKADPKRVIRAAAAKKDSLAKAEILLKKTKADAAKKIKKDSLARVTELKKVKKEEAKKLKVRTDEAAALKRESDASAAKKNE, from the coding sequence ATGAGAAATTTTTTGTGCATTTGCCTGCTGTTAATCGGCATAGGAGGATGTAAGCCGGGTATCCCTTCAGCTATTGTTCAGCCAGAAAAAATGCAGGATATTTTATTTGACATCCATATGGTAGACGGATATATTTCAACTATTGCCAATATAGATTCAGCAAGGAGCACGAGTGCGGCTTACTACAAAGGTATTTATAAGAAGTTTGGGATAGATTCTGTACTGTATACTAAAAGTATGAATTACTATTATGATCATCCTGAGGTTTTGAATACCATGTATGATAAGATTACTGGTAAATTAAAAAAGGTTAAGGAGAAGGAAGATCAAATCAATGCGAAACGTTTAAAGAAACTTGCAGCTATTCAGCAGGCGAAAAAAGATAGCCTGGATAAAGCTGACCCTAAGAGGGTAATCAGAGCGGCAGCCGCTAAAAAAGATAGTCTTGCTAAAGCAGAAATACTGCTGAAGAAGACTAAAGCAGATGCTGCAAAAAAGATAAAGAAAGATAGTCTTGCCAGAGTAACTGAATTAAAAAAGGTGAAAAAGGAAGAGGCGAAAAAATTAAAAGTGCGTACAGATGAGGCGGCAGCCCTGAAAAGGGAAAGCGATGCCAGTGCGGCTAAAAAGAATGAATAG
- a CDS encoding YggS family pyridoxal phosphate-dependent enzyme, with product MSIADNLLKYKKELEGENAELIAVSKFNDAAAVLEAYHAGQRIFGENIVQELVEKQEALPKDIEWHLIGHLQTNKVKYIAPFIKLIQSVDSVKLLAEINKQAAKNDRVIDCLLQVYIADEDTKFGLDHAETIELLRSEEYLAMKNIRITGLMGIATNNAPEKQTKDEFQELRVFFDGIKTSFFRKEDSFKELSMGMSGDYKLAIEEGSTMVRIGSSIFGARKIKHYKA from the coding sequence ATGAGCATAGCAGATAACTTATTAAAATATAAAAAGGAATTAGAAGGGGAAAATGCCGAATTAATTGCCGTATCAAAATTCAATGATGCAGCAGCAGTTTTGGAAGCATACCATGCAGGACAGCGGATTTTCGGAGAAAACATTGTTCAGGAATTAGTAGAAAAACAAGAAGCGCTTCCAAAAGATATTGAATGGCACCTGATTGGACATCTTCAAACCAATAAAGTTAAATATATCGCTCCTTTTATCAAATTGATTCAATCCGTTGATAGTGTCAAACTACTGGCAGAAATCAATAAACAAGCGGCAAAAAATGACAGAGTTATTGACTGTTTACTACAAGTTTATATTGCTGATGAGGATACAAAGTTCGGACTGGATCATGCAGAAACGATTGAACTTTTAAGATCAGAAGAATATCTTGCCATGAAAAACATCCGTATTACAGGTTTAATGGGTATTGCGACAAACAATGCACCTGAAAAACAAACTAAAGATGAATTTCAGGAACTGAGAGTATTTTTTGATGGTATAAAAACCAGTTTTTTCAGAAAAGAAGATTCATTTAAAGAATTATCTATGGGAATGTCTGGTGATTACAAACTGGCAATCGAAGAAGGCAGTACCATGGTAAGAATAGGAAGCAGCATTTTTGGCGCAAGAAAAATCAAACATTATAAAGCATAA
- a CDS encoding N-acetyltransferase family protein, with product MDIQLRFAVKEDCPRLLELINELAVYEKAPEEVTVTLAEFEEAGFGTQPVWKAFVAEDTTGILGFALYYTRYSTWKGCRLYLEDFIVTENQRGKGLGKILFERVMKEARDKNYNGMTWQVLDWNEPAINFYNKYNAQIETGWLNASFSKDQL from the coding sequence ATGGATATTCAACTCAGGTTTGCAGTAAAAGAAGATTGCCCGCGTTTATTGGAGTTAATAAATGAATTAGCAGTTTATGAAAAAGCTCCGGAAGAAGTTACAGTTACCTTAGCCGAATTTGAAGAGGCCGGATTCGGAACGCAACCTGTCTGGAAAGCCTTTGTAGCAGAAGATACGACAGGAATTCTTGGCTTTGCACTATATTATACCAGGTACTCTACCTGGAAAGGCTGCCGCTTATACTTAGAAGATTTCATTGTTACAGAAAATCAAAGAGGAAAAGGATTAGGAAAAATCCTTTTTGAAAGAGTAATGAAAGAAGCCAGAGATAAAAATTATAACGGAATGACCTGGCAGGTGCTGGACTGGAATGAGCCAGCTATCAATTTCTATAATAAATATAATGCTCAGATTGAAACAGGATGGTTGAATGCGTCTTTTAGTAAAGACCAGCTTTAA
- a CDS encoding aspartate kinase, which translates to MQVFKFGGASVVNAEAVKNLVAIIQQAEKENLLIVVSAMGKMTNKLELLSNAYISGQENTHDLLDEVKAYHFNILNDLFDNHSHPIFNDVANTFVEIEWLLEEDASDAPDYIYDQIVSIGEVVSTKIVAAYLNESNISAVWADARNFIKTDNTYREGQVDWEKTETEIKRNLVPLLKKSIVVTQGFIGSTSENFTTTLGREGSDYSAAIFCACLDATALTIWKDVPGVLNADPKWFDETERIPQLSYHDAIELTYYGATVIHPKTIKPLQNKNIPLYVKSFLHPASEGTVINGINSELPVPSFIFKVNQVLISILPKDFSFIIEENLSDIFSLFHKHKVKVNTMLNSALSFSVSVDYEEEKINNLIQDLSVLYKVKYNKGLELVTIRYYKKDTINRVTVNKDILLKVKSRHTCQIVMKDKSTIE; encoded by the coding sequence ATGCAGGTATTTAAATTCGGGGGAGCTTCTGTAGTGAATGCAGAAGCAGTAAAGAATCTTGTTGCTATTATTCAGCAGGCGGAAAAAGAAAATTTACTGATCGTAGTTTCTGCGATGGGTAAAATGACCAATAAACTGGAATTACTTTCTAACGCCTATATCTCCGGGCAGGAAAACACACACGACTTGCTCGATGAAGTCAAAGCTTATCATTTCAATATCTTAAACGATCTGTTTGATAACCATAGTCATCCCATATTTAATGACGTTGCAAATACTTTCGTAGAAATTGAATGGTTATTGGAAGAAGATGCAAGTGATGCACCCGATTATATTTATGATCAGATCGTTTCGATTGGTGAAGTAGTTTCCACTAAAATTGTAGCCGCTTACCTGAATGAAAGTAATATTTCCGCAGTATGGGCAGATGCCAGGAATTTCATTAAAACTGATAATACTTACCGCGAAGGACAAGTGGACTGGGAGAAAACTGAAACAGAAATCAAACGTAACCTTGTTCCGTTACTGAAGAAAAGTATTGTCGTGACCCAGGGATTTATTGGCAGTACCAGTGAAAACTTCACCACTACCCTGGGCAGAGAAGGTTCAGATTATTCCGCAGCCATTTTCTGTGCCTGTCTGGATGCCACAGCACTAACCATCTGGAAAGATGTGCCAGGGGTATTAAATGCAGATCCTAAATGGTTTGATGAAACAGAACGCATCCCTCAGCTTTCTTATCACGATGCGATTGAACTTACCTACTATGGTGCAACAGTAATCCATCCCAAGACCATCAAACCACTTCAGAATAAGAATATTCCTTTGTATGTGAAATCATTCCTTCACCCGGCCAGCGAAGGCACAGTGATCAATGGCATTAACAGTGAGCTACCGGTACCCTCGTTTATTTTCAAAGTAAACCAGGTGCTGATTTCTATCTTACCAAAAGATTTCTCTTTTATCATTGAAGAGAATCTGAGTGATATCTTCAGCTTATTCCATAAACACAAAGTGAAAGTAAATACCATGCTGAATTCGGCATTAAGCTTTTCTGTAAGTGTCGACTATGAAGAAGAAAAGATAAATAACCTGATTCAGGATTTATCAGTCTTATATAAAGTAAAATACAATAAAGGACTGGAACTGGTCACCATTCGTTACTACAAAAAGGATACGATCAATAGAGTTACTGTCAACAAAGACATTTTGCTGAAAGTCAAAAGCCGTCATACTTGTCAGATTGTAATGAAAGATAAATCAACTATTGAATAA
- a CDS encoding class I SAM-dependent methyltransferase, translated as MNKRLTDPAVQDYIHDNLNADVHKIAMAKSPFPEVTGKELANQIASRKKSFRKLPTWFHTGFIYYPPLLSVEQCSSEITAAYKAGLATGSSIIDLTGGYGVDSYYFSQQLKSVTHCEINEELSAIASYNGVLLKQDNVRFISGDGLEFLKTTGQEFDCVYIDPARRSTSGKVFMLKDCTPDIVENLGLLLSKAKRILLKTAPLLDLSAGLKELDHVAEIHIVSVKNECKELIWVIERDFEGSPGIICTTLNAKQKQFRFNLGEEGTTAITGSVIPGQYLYEPDVALLKSGAFNLIAERYQLQKFHHQTQLYTSSVIHPEFPGRIFQLNEVMSAAKIKKEKNLVGNVIVRNYPDKAATLVDKYHIKPDDTEFIIFTQSSTEGKIIIKSTIIQHY; from the coding sequence TTGAATAAGCGACTTACAGACCCGGCCGTTCAGGATTATATCCATGACAATCTGAATGCAGATGTGCATAAAATTGCCATGGCCAAAAGCCCTTTTCCAGAGGTTACAGGAAAAGAACTGGCCAATCAGATCGCGTCCAGAAAAAAGTCCTTCCGTAAACTGCCAACCTGGTTTCATACCGGTTTTATTTACTATCCGCCCCTGTTATCTGTAGAACAATGTTCTTCGGAAATTACCGCAGCTTATAAAGCCGGATTAGCAACAGGAAGTTCAATTATTGATCTGACAGGCGGTTATGGCGTAGATAGTTATTACTTCTCCCAACAACTAAAATCCGTTACTCACTGCGAAATCAACGAAGAATTGTCAGCAATTGCCAGTTACAATGGAGTTTTACTGAAACAGGATAACGTCAGGTTTATTTCCGGAGATGGTCTGGAGTTCTTAAAAACCACCGGTCAGGAATTTGATTGCGTTTATATTGATCCAGCCAGAAGAAGTACCTCCGGAAAGGTTTTTATGCTCAAAGACTGTACACCCGATATTGTTGAAAATCTAGGTCTGTTATTGTCAAAAGCAAAGCGGATATTGCTTAAAACTGCTCCGCTGTTAGATCTGAGTGCAGGATTAAAAGAACTGGATCACGTAGCTGAAATACATATTGTGAGCGTTAAAAACGAATGTAAAGAATTGATCTGGGTGATCGAAAGAGATTTTGAAGGCTCCCCCGGCATCATTTGTACGACTTTAAACGCGAAGCAAAAACAATTCAGGTTTAACCTGGGCGAAGAGGGTACCACGGCTATTACCGGTTCAGTTATTCCAGGTCAATATTTATACGAACCTGATGTGGCACTTTTAAAAAGCGGTGCTTTTAACCTGATTGCAGAAAGATATCAGCTGCAAAAATTTCATCATCAAACTCAACTCTATACCTCTTCTGTCATTCATCCAGAGTTTCCGGGAAGGATATTTCAGCTCAACGAAGTCATGTCTGCGGCAAAAATAAAGAAGGAAAAAAACCTGGTTGGAAATGTAATTGTCAGAAACTACCCGGATAAGGCAGCCACCCTGGTTGATAAATATCATATCAAACCTGATGACACCGAATTTATAATTTTTACACAAAGCAGTACTGAAGGCAAAATTATTATTAAAAGTACGATTATACAGCATTACTAA
- a CDS encoding cold-shock protein, whose protein sequence is MSTGKVKWFNTQKGYGFLIYEGNKDIFVHFKDVIGGIESLQENDNVEFDITEGKKGLQAINVKKI, encoded by the coding sequence ATGAGTACGGGAAAAGTAAAATGGTTTAATACGCAGAAAGGCTATGGATTTTTAATTTACGAAGGAAACAAGGATATTTTTGTCCATTTCAAAGACGTTATAGGCGGTATTGAGAGTCTTCAGGAGAATGATAATGTAGAGTTTGATATCACTGAAGGAAAGAAGGGTTTACAAGCGATAAACGTTAAAAAAATATAA